A stretch of Peteryoungia algae DNA encodes these proteins:
- a CDS encoding bi-domain-containing oxidoreductase produces the protein MKQVIVSEGEVRLEEVPAPLATPGTVLVKMDHSCISVGTEVSGVKATGRSIVQRALQQPKNVKKVVDMVRSDGLTQTMRLVQSRLSVELPTGYSGAGCVVAVGEGVSNFKIGDRVACAGAQCAFHAEYVCIPTNLAIVVPDSVTFEQASTVALGAIALQGIRRAAPTIGETFVVVGLGFIGQLTAQMLRANGCRVIGFDVDRNRLDDARSQGLDWGMHPSDVDEVSQVARVTGGIGADGVIITAASQSSEIVSAAFRMCRKKARVVLVGDVGLDLNRGDFYAKELDFLVSSSYGPGRYDERYEEGGLDYPVAYVRWTEGRNMAEYLRLLSDKLIDITSLITVKYPLENVDEAYRRLQAGSQKPLLVLLSYQPSVLPAERRIVLPRLSPAPNGKKRIRLGIIGAGGFAKGMHLPNILEMKEKFELRAIASRTGHNAASTAKRFGANYCTTDYAEILGDDDVDAVIIATRHDSHAQLAVAALRAGKHVLLEKPLALTTGEISSILDYYQEDVETKPLLFTGFNRRFSPLVERVALAVANRSNPMIINYRMNAGYIPLDHWVHGGEGGGRNRGEACHIYDLFTFLTQSRVATVDAKAINPATGHYSSSDNFVATVAFEDGSVATLTYTALGAGAYSKEMMEVFCDGNVISIDDYRLFRKVGAKNEEVSLRKPDKGQKKELEVFAEAIENGGDWPIPLWHQVQATRIAIDVEGAI, from the coding sequence ATGAAACAAGTTATCGTGAGCGAGGGTGAGGTTAGGTTGGAGGAGGTGCCAGCGCCTCTCGCTACGCCCGGCACGGTGCTCGTGAAAATGGACCATTCCTGCATCTCGGTAGGGACGGAAGTGTCGGGGGTGAAGGCGACCGGGCGCTCGATTGTTCAACGCGCACTTCAGCAGCCTAAGAATGTCAAGAAGGTCGTCGACATGGTGCGGTCCGATGGACTGACCCAGACTATGCGGCTTGTACAAAGCCGTTTGTCTGTGGAGTTGCCGACGGGTTACTCCGGCGCAGGGTGCGTCGTTGCGGTCGGAGAGGGCGTTAGCAACTTCAAGATTGGGGATCGGGTGGCATGCGCCGGCGCGCAATGTGCCTTTCATGCCGAGTATGTCTGCATCCCGACGAACCTTGCCATTGTAGTGCCGGACTCTGTGACGTTCGAGCAAGCTTCGACTGTTGCACTGGGCGCCATAGCCCTTCAAGGGATAAGACGTGCAGCCCCAACCATAGGTGAGACATTTGTTGTCGTTGGGCTCGGGTTCATCGGGCAACTGACCGCGCAGATGCTGCGAGCAAACGGTTGTCGGGTCATCGGTTTCGATGTTGATCGGAATCGGCTCGACGACGCGCGTTCTCAGGGACTTGACTGGGGTATGCATCCTTCCGATGTTGACGAGGTAAGCCAAGTTGCGCGGGTGACGGGTGGCATCGGTGCGGACGGCGTCATCATAACGGCCGCCAGCCAATCCAGCGAAATTGTGTCGGCCGCGTTCCGCATGTGTCGGAAGAAGGCGCGCGTGGTCTTAGTCGGCGACGTCGGTCTCGATCTCAATCGGGGTGACTTCTACGCGAAGGAGTTAGACTTTCTGGTATCCTCGTCATACGGACCGGGGCGATATGACGAGCGCTACGAAGAAGGTGGACTTGACTATCCCGTGGCCTACGTCCGCTGGACAGAAGGTCGCAATATGGCAGAATATCTGCGGTTGCTGTCGGACAAGCTAATCGACATCACCTCACTCATAACCGTGAAGTATCCCTTGGAGAATGTCGACGAGGCCTACCGCCGGCTGCAGGCTGGCTCTCAAAAGCCGCTTCTCGTCCTTCTCTCCTATCAGCCGAGCGTGCTCCCTGCCGAACGCCGTATCGTTCTCCCGCGGCTATCGCCGGCTCCAAACGGCAAGAAACGCATAAGGCTCGGCATCATCGGTGCAGGTGGCTTCGCCAAGGGCATGCACCTTCCGAACATCCTTGAAATGAAGGAAAAATTCGAGCTACGGGCGATCGCGAGCCGAACTGGTCACAATGCTGCTTCGACTGCCAAACGATTTGGCGCAAACTACTGCACTACGGATTATGCTGAAATTCTAGGCGATGACGATGTGGATGCAGTTATTATCGCGACGCGCCACGACAGCCACGCTCAGCTCGCTGTCGCCGCATTGAGGGCGGGGAAACATGTTCTTCTAGAAAAGCCGCTAGCGCTCACCACCGGTGAAATTTCATCGATTTTGGACTATTATCAGGAGGATGTGGAGACAAAGCCGCTTTTGTTTACCGGTTTTAATCGTCGCTTCTCACCTCTGGTCGAACGTGTGGCTCTTGCTGTCGCTAACCGCTCAAATCCAATGATCATCAATTACAGAATGAACGCCGGTTACATACCGTTAGATCACTGGGTTCATGGTGGAGAAGGAGGGGGCCGCAATCGCGGTGAAGCCTGCCATATCTACGATCTGTTCACCTTCCTAACTCAGTCGCGCGTAGCGACGGTCGATGCCAAGGCAATTAACCCAGCAACAGGTCATTATTCCTCAAGTGACAACTTCGTCGCGACCGTTGCATTCGAGGATGGATCCGTCGCGACACTGACCTACACGGCACTTGGTGCGGGTGCCTATTCGAAGGAGATGATGGAAGTGTTCTGCGATGGCAACGTCATCAGTATCG